The genomic window TTGGAGTAGATATGGAAATAAAACTACACACTTAATTTtcctaatatatattaaatacatgcAGCTGTGTATGCTGATTGAATAAATAAGATGTAACATATACGTTAATAAAGTCCtagcataatataatattaattttattcatcgaCACAAACTTTACATTAAATCTTAACTAAATTACCTCTTAATTACGAACGATTCTTTCATATACTTCTTTTTCCTGAGAAAAACATCTTATCCTGTCTGTAGAATAAATGTATCACGAGCGATATATCGATCTtcattcattttacaaaaataaaaatttaaatatataatacattacttTTTGGAAATAGgcatttctaaattattgtatttatagaaggggaaggggggagagagaaTGTACGTTTGTCGCATTTTAATCACGCTATCGCGTCTTCCAATCGttcgatttttcaaaattttttgcatcacATTTGACATAAGGACTGTTGCGCTACACTTGTTACTTTACcacatcaattttaataaaaattagatataagGGAGCGAAATTATTGGACGACGCTATCTACCTATTTGTCAAGCAAGCGAAGATATACCACTATAATTATGGCTGAGAAAGAAGAAATCGGAGCAGCTGAGAAGATATAGATTATTACTCTCTTTACGGATCGAGAATACCGTAACGCCGGACTCGAGTCCACTTACTTAATTCAGCCGTGGAAACGGATTTCCGTATCTTTGATCGTTGTCGGTACGCTGGTCGTGGAAAGGATAGGCGCGGACATCGAAGCCGCGATCGTCTCCAGGTCCTCCTTAGATAGATTCTTCATGAGCCATCTGTCGATCACGGGCACGTTATCATTGTTCCACTTGGTCTCCTGATTAATGATCCTCAGCGCCTTCTTGATGATGGCGTCCGCCGTCTCGAATTCGTCCTGGTGATCCGTGTAGAACTTGCTCACCATGTCGTAGCCCTCCTGCGTGTTCCACGACGACGTGGCGAAATTGACGATGCCGTCCCAGAGGAAAGTCTTGTTCCCGAATTGCTCTTTTACGGTGTACCAGTGTTCGAGCAAGAAATTGAACAGGGTTTTGTAGCCGGTTGCGCTACCGGTCATCATACTGAAGATCAGATGGATGTCCGCGTCCGTGAAATTCTCATTCTTGTCCAGCACAGCCACTTGTAGCAGCCTGATGCGACGGAAGCGAGAGAgacgatattattatttatttatcattgacATATTCACTCATTTACTCGAAGAAATTATCTTCTGTCTCACGAAATATACGCAAGGCCGGACAAATTGAATTTGCGTCaacttaaacttttttattcaaacgGCACGCATATTCGAACTTTTAAGTGATCCATTTGATTTACAAGGCACGAGCTTGAGTTTATCGGGAACGACGAGAGGAAAATTGTCTTCGAAAACTTCATGAAAATTGCATTTAACTACTCGCTTGGCTGTATACTATGAGAAATAGGGTTTATTTCACGTCGAAAGCCGTAAACTTCGTAAATATACCGACCTTTCGATCTTGTTCGCATCCTTCGGACACCCGGCGAGGGTCTTCAGAAGATAGGTGCGCTCGTTCTGCTTTCTAGCCAGACTGGTCTTCGGGAAATTTATGACACGCTGCAATCCGAACTCCCATTCCTCGTCGGTGCCCCATTTGAACACGGGGCAAAGGAATTTATTGGCGACCCTGTGAAATATAATTCTCGTGAATTCAATCATGTTTTTCATTATCGATAAAACGTGTGACTCTCTTATTAGAGGTTTATTAAGAATACTTCAATTAAACTATAAATGTCTCTGTGACAAATTAATTATCTGCTCGCTGACGAATTTTGGATACTGACGGATTTCCCTTGTCCGGCTCCTCGTCAGTCAACCACTTCTTAAATTGATCTCTCGCTTCTTTGACGCAGGGTTCGTATCCAGAATGGCAAAGGAAGTTTTGTATAAGGCCACGCATGTGAATTTTCCAGGATGGTTCATCGGGTTGCGCGGTTTCTCCAAGTTGCAAGTAGAGTGGCTTCAGCAAGCTTCGAATGTATGCCTGAAATTAAATGTACTTTGTTTCATTACTTGTCACGATACGCGATGCTAAAAAATCTTgatgaatataacaattttctaaaatattaatcaagttaaaagctgtatatataaaatgattgtaaaataaaaacagagaaaacaaaaataagaaaatgcaaAGGCTAATTGAAGTTAACATgtgcaagtaaatatttattaagtttacgGTAGATATTACGTTCAACGCTACGTAATTCGAGCGATCGATATTTAACGTACACGTGCTTAATTAAATTAGCCTGTCCAATATAGACGTTCAATACTGATTACTGATTCTATTGAAAATTCTATTTAGCACTAATACTGAATATTAACTATATCTACTCAATTTGCCATTTAACGCTAATGTCGAATATTGATTAGCTTCATTGTATCGATCCGAAGCAACATTTGCCCACCTCGAATTTCAAATATACGTCCAAGCCCTCGATCCGCCGACCAATATGATCGATCATTGTGAATACGGGTTCCCAAACTACGTGGCTCTTTTCCTCCTTGAGGAACAGCGTCATGTTCAATGCAACGCCGAAGCACAGCTCGCCGGCGTACGCTAAATTCCATGCATCGTGCAGAAGCTTCGCTCTGGTTAACGGAGGTATCTTCTCACGATCTGGTCCCTGCAGATATTGCGACAACATCTTCCAATTGCACCAGTCGTAGTTCACCGGGAACATCCCtgcgaaaaaatattattaattactaaaaggaaaaataattttgttttttcgcATGCGGcatatgatttataaatatggCTGGATCTatgataacaaatttttttagatatttgaagatacaaaatttatagGAATAATACACCAGAAGAATTAACgtgattttaattgttttaatcaaaaccattaatattgtaatttgctattaaaagaattacaaaGATTTCTTCTtagatgtttataaatattcgcCTACCTATTTCTTCGGGATTCacaatgataaaattatctttgtcAGTAACGTCCGTGATAGTGAAATTCTTTGGTACGCTTTCTTTTTTTAGCCATACGGTCGGCTTAGTATTCTGAAAGTTCAATTTATCTTGTGCCTGTATTACGAGCGGAATGTCCCATTGATATGACACTTTCGCCGTCGATTGCGGTGGTATATCTCTCAGATAGACTTTCTAGAAGtgcgaaaaaaaatgttataaatataaaataagatttttttatcttttacctTTCAGAGAGAAGGttcatatttatctttatttactgTAACATCAAtatcaatcaataaataattatgtgtaaaaaCAAGTGATGAAAGACTTAATAAATacgaataaatttgaaaaataagataaaactttttaatttaatgcagACAAGAAtcaagtaatatattatattaagcaATATAATaggtatattaaataatagtcagaatttagtaatttaatttaaaaatataaagatctaTCAATTAAGAGATTTAACGATTAGAGTATCTACAAATTGTAAAATCtgatatgttttatattttaattttttcgttaAGCAACAGAGCTTGTATATTGCGCGTTACATGCGGAATTGCgactttttaaaaactaatttatgtaTTTCCATAAAAGCGAGACTTCAGCAAATATTGCGCAACATATGTTTGTAACTTGTAAGTAGACTAGTCCTTGATTTACTTGCTTCGGAGCTATGCAACTGTTGTAACACGTGTCACTTCAAAGACTAAAAATGCTTGTTAACATAATCAGTTATGCAAATATTTCTTCAAGTCCGAGCTTATCaatgtttatttctttgttCGCGGAAAACATATACTTATTTCGAACGTAAAAGTGCGTTTTATGTTCGAAATAATTCAATGATTGACATATTTATTGCGCAGTAACATTTTACCttattattgaagaaaatataatttaataaggtaataaatgtactttaatgtttctatcaaaattacattttcttccTTTCTGCATATacggatattattttaaacactttcttagataagtaataaaatacttaataacTTCTTCATCAGTTTcatttaatgaaagaaatttttgttcaGCGTAATAGAATCAGTATTATCTGACCTCGCACTGCTGTTCGTTAAATCTCGCCACTGAAGTAAATGTAACTTCCGTTGGCGAGAGGAATGCTTTAACCGCGAGTAAATAGCATATACGTGGTCATCTCCGTTGCTTTATCTGTGCGAAAATCACGTATGCCTTCCCGCGTCGCGCGTCCTTGCAGGAAATAACGCTTTTGTCCAGCTTACCTGAGTGAGATTAATTTTTCCAGTTTCGTAATCGCGAATGACCGTGACCAACGGCACTCTGTCCCGATTAATCCACGAAGCGGCGATGCCGTTGATGGTCAGACCTGGTGGCAGATTGTCCGTCTCGTTCGCCACATCGTTCAGATAAGTGAAGACATCGTTGGCGAAGAAGGTTCTGCGATCTCTAAACACGAAGGACATAGTATTTCGCGATGTATAGAAGCCGATCAACTATCGAGATAAATAGCCGGGAAGCAGTGTGTGCGGAAGcaataacttgaaaaaatttttaattgttttaaagaaattttcaactGTTCTCTTGAATTACAAACTtgattagaaatttaaaagtttaaaactaAAGATATGTTGCTCcgagattaaaaaattaaaaagtaattaagagCTTTATTTAATTCTACAGAGAGACGGaagtttacttttatataaaaacgctAAATTGTAGGAGATTAGAATCTGCTTCCCAACTAATGGACGAAGGCAATTACTACTCTTTCGATTGCTGATGGAAGAAATTCCTCATGCTCCTCTGGAACAAGTCACGTCCAAGAGTGTAATTAAACATCCGGAAAACCAATTCGGCTGTAAAATCCAAAAATTGagattaatttcataaatttatatttcttttcttttctagatttgttattcttttatatattatattgtataatatttttccttGAATATTAGCTTtgtgaataatatataaactatatattttttgttgattttaatatttttatataaattgcgaattatttattttaattaccttTCGTCCACGTTGCTTCTTGTCTAATACCAGCCACTCTTGAGAAAGGTGCCGTCTGCGCAAATTCGTAATACAGAGGATATAACATTGTCATCGGCCACTTTCCTTCCGTCTCGTCCGGAGAGAGctgtttaaaatacataattaatttttaggaaACTAATAATATCAtgatttttatcatatacatatataataaaactgttatagaacaatttaaataacactttatgtaatatagtaatattttgtcataattatgataatatttaatatttccagttgtaaaagataatattgctgcaattaaaaataaaatatttcagactcACATCAATCGTCGCCATGGATGCTAAGAATGAATTAAGAGCCTTGTTAACTGGCGCGTCATTTCGACGATACGGCGTGATGGATTGACCGAACCACTGATAGAGAAGTTCGTACGTAGTGGTCCAGACTAGAGGACTGCTGAGTTCACTTTCCCTAAAAgagaaaacgtttattttatacatGCTACTTTGCAGAGAGATACAAAATTATCCTTGTAGATTTTTATGTACTTGAAGAACACGAGACCCCAATTGTCGGAGGCTTTGGATGTGCTGTACATGGGAATCGCCATGACGTCCAATTTTGGTAAACCGAAGGAGCTATTGAAGTAATCTTGCAAATAATTAACGATTCTCACAACTTTGTTGGGGACATGAAGCAGCGACTCCATGAATTCTTTGCGGCCCCAAACCTTCACCTGCAGCCTCTTCCCATTTATTTCGTTAATTTCTTTCGTGGGCTCGATGCTCTGTAGATCGGATACCACGAGGGCGAATTGATTCGTCGACATTCGAGGTGTCTCTGCAAACTCTTCTTCGATCTTGTCGGACGATTCTCGCCGAGAGCTTAAAGAAACGAGTAAAAGTAACATTCAATTACTAGAAGATTTGCAAAATTAAGACTGACAATTCATAGAACTTgtatagttttttatatttgGAAATCATTGACGCTCAGTGTAatactttaaaagatttaatttgaacATGTGTGATATACGTACATTGCTGGCGTATTCGTGCATGCCGTGAAGCCTTTAGGATACAATAGACTTAGCCTGAAAGTCGCTTTATAAGGTGATTCGTCCATGCAGGGGAACATCTTTTGCGCGttgtctaattgtaagtaagtGGCGATGAAGGGACtgaaaaataagaagaaaaataaataaactttattatctttctcactttgttattttatttattacaagaaatttctctataacattttttttaatttatcataaacaaccgtttttaaattttctaaattgtggATCACATGCTGTTACTTGGTATATTCGAGGCATGCTACAATTTgttgattttgtttaattaattttatttcggaatataataaaaaaaaattgttgctatACTTAACTGTGTTCTACCCTCGGTATCCATGtatgcgtttttataaaagccaGTAGTCTCATTAGTCGTAAAATTTCCAAAGTAAGTGATATCAACTTCGCAAACGCTTCcatttttcaacatttgttcCAAATGAATGATATACCAGGATTTCCTAGTTAGCCGTTCGGTCCTTGCGACATTAAAGTATGAGTCGTCGCCTATCCTGTATCACAAACGTGGCGGAAAAGGAGATTTCATTATGATTTCAAAACTTACACttattgtaacaaataaacgaatgacgaaataaaaaaacgtactttactattatcattataaatgCAGTtactaaacttttaaataagaattatgCGAATTGCTGCTATAAAAATGCATTGACTTCGcgtaaaacgttaaaataaactacatagaattttatataaaaatcacaaaacTCCCTggaattgtttaattatttttttttcatctgctTACTTTTCATCGGCTGGCAATTTAATCAGTCTAACTTTGGTTAATGAAATCTCAATATTTTGATGGACATTCAGCGTTATCCTATCGCTGGTGTCGGACCAGGTAAGGTTGATCTTGACACGACCGTTAAACTGGTTGCTCTCGATGAAGGGTATTTTGATATCCACGTGATAACTGGTCGGCGTAACTTCGCTCGGTAATCTATACTGACGCATTTTCGAGTAGTAGACATCGTTAAGGTCGATACTGCGCTTCAACCGGTCCTGCGATCAAACGAGCAATTTTTTATTCCGTCTGTTGGATTACGGTAACTCTCTTTAATTCATTGACACTGTACTTTGGTATCACTTATGCTTCGTGGAAGACCCGACGGTATCGCCGACAGTAGAAAGAGTCCTGACAGCAACGTTGCCCACATCATGGTGAATGGTACAGAGTGAACCTGAATTATAGTTGGTTTTCAAaacgcaaaattatttaaacgtttaCTTGTATACAACAAAGACCAAGTTGACTAAGTAAGTTGACATTAAATCGATACGAAGCAGTTTGGAGTCAAGTGAAGAGTCCGAATGCCACAATATTAATCAACTGTTACTTTTTCAAGATcttgataaaatcaattaagaGAGAATAATAATTTAGACAAAACATCACTGAACGGATGTAAATAGATCGGAATTGGAGCGATGAGTTCAATTGAAGAATTTGATACAATAGCTTAATCCAATCCTTCttgaaatttgagaaaattgaaTTTGGAATTGAGAAAACTAAATTTCTTCACAAATCGAACGAAAGAAGTGGATCAAGTCATCCTCGCACTTCTCGGTTATATCAATCTTGGTAAAATTTGATACTGCTTCTATTCCAATACTTCGTAGAAGGGATTACTTGGCGGAAAATCGCGGATTAATCGATTCCGGGTGCTTACGACGTTATCCTCGCGGCAGGCGTGCGCGCCTGAGGGACGCAGAGGACGATCTGTCAGCGGCGCGCGATCACGGTTCAGCGAGAACCAACGTCGATGCGGATGTCACCCCGTATCGCCGCACCACCGGTTGACCTTGATACCTCTTAAAGAAGAGGCGATTTCCTCTGGGAGGAGTTCGGGAGGGTCTCTGCGGCACGACTGCGTGATAGCGTGGCCGCGTGCGAACTGTTCGCCCGATACGGTTCCTCGTTCGCGCGGTCGCCTGGTCGCCAAAAAGCGACGGAAATTCGCGCGGAAAAACGCACCGGTGCCAGTCTCCCGCGTGACGTAACACCTCGGGAATCGAATTCAGGTCCACTTAGGGCAAATCGGCGGATCGTCCATCCATTATTCAATCTGGCGATCGCGGCCGTCGTCGCTGAAGGGGAGCCTAATCGCGGCGGGAGTCAATCCGGACGCGGTGAAGAGAGACGACGACGTCAACGGCCAATCTGCGGTCGACGGTGTCGCTCATCAAATGGGGAACAAAGTGCGTCTCGGGCATCGCCTGTTGCAAGGACCTTGGCGCCATTGTGCTCCCCTTTAGACTACTCCGTGCCAGCGTACGTACTTGTCTGCATTACGTCGCCATAACCGGTGACACGTGCCGCCGATCTGCGTGCCGGCTCCTGGTACCGACCCCGGACCAAGCCCAATGTGCACTTGGACCACGACACCATATCGCCTTAATTGGACTTGATGAACTATTTTGTTCGCGAATTCTTCTCTCCCGCGGCACTCGCTCAATAACTGGGTCAGTTCTCAGCTGTAATCGAGAACGCGACGGTTACGAATTCGATAATCTGTTTAATATCTCGTGAAGATAAATTCTTATGAAAGAATTGATACGGGAGAATTTTGAGAGCAGTTCAATTCTAAATTTGGCGCGTTAAAGCCTCTTCGTTGAAGCTTCTTTTTTTGCGactgtataaatttattaatttactaattgattaatataaatataataattgtataattgtttaattaatataaatatttgataaccCTACCTGAGGGAAGTAAAAATAGCTCAGACAATGGAATGTCACGAGCAACTCCCAGTTAACGAGGAAACAAAACGTATcttccttttaaaaaaaaaaaggcatgTAAAGGCATGTAAATCAATGCGTATATTTCTTGAAGTTTGAGTAGACTTTAAGGAGTTTATCCAAACTTTTATGCCtcaattttgcttttatattgCCAATTGTCGTCGCCTTTTCGcgatgctgattggttctcttGCTTCGTTAACTTTGTGAGCGGCTGTCGTTACGGAATTAGCAAATACTAATTTGTAGAAGCGTGTGAATTAATAGAGGGTTCtcaatgcaatttatttttaaaaagtgaaaaaatgaaaagctAAATGCGATAACTTAATTTGATTCTGTTCAACATATAGTATaactaaattttgaagaaacagTTAAAAACCTCTCTAAAGATCATGCTACATAGCTTAGAGCGTTCAAAGTATCAAAAGTtgtataaatcaaataatatatggAAATATCAAAAGCTTTCGCAAAAAATGCTGTTACGAAAGATACAACGAAGAATCGTTCAAACAGTATTGTAAAGCGATATTTTAATGCACTAATTGCAACTGTTtcctttataataaaaaagatttatcataaataataaaattttcttgcatGTTACTTGAACTTTGTTTCTCAGCCTCATGTGTAACTCTTCTTTTTTACTCATCACTGCAATTTCGTGaagataaaagatataaaacttCGAATCATTTTTCAAATGCTCAAGGCTATCACTTCGGTCCACGTGtcacaataaaaaagaagattGTGCGCGGAAAAGTTCCAATAGTGGCTCTAATCGTGAATTAAAGAAGCGCATAAGGATAAGGAGCGGAACGAACGATTGAGAACGACATGGAGAGCTGACGAACGAAGAGCTTAAGTGGGGGACACCCACGAGTGCTTCTCGGCCAACATCCACGCACGGCACCGCAAGGTAGAACAGCTAATTGCAGTTGTACCTGCGTCACCTGTGCGCCGCCGCGCTCGCGATTTCGTTTCCGCATTGGATGCGTATTCGTTCTTCAAAGCCGCCTTTTCGCATCTTCGCGCACTTTTGTTCTCGTTCTTCTTAAGAACAATACCTTtgaattatttcttcaaattggcACAATGAGACGAG from Solenopsis invicta isolate M01_SB chromosome 2, UNIL_Sinv_3.0, whole genome shotgun sequence includes these protein-coding regions:
- the LOC105197517 gene encoding aminopeptidase N, with amino-acid sequence MMWATLLSGLFLLSAIPSGLPRSISDTKDRLKRSIDLNDVYYSKMRQYRLPSEVTPTSYHVDIKIPFIESNQFNGRVKINLTWSDTSDRITLNVHQNIEISLTKVRLIKLPADEKIGDDSYFNVARTERLTRKSWYIIHLEQMLKNGSVCEVDITYFGNFTTNETTGFYKNAYMDTEGRTHPFIATYLQLDNAQKMFPCMDESPYKATFRLSLLYPKGFTACTNTPAISRRESSDKIEEEFAETPRMSTNQFALVVSDLQSIEPTKEINEINGKRLQVKVWGRKEFMESLLHVPNKVVRIVNYLQDYFNSSFGLPKLDVMAIPMYSTSKASDNWGLVFFKESELSSPLVWTTTYELLYQWFGQSITPYRRNDAPVNKALNSFLASMATIDLSPDETEGKWPMTMLYPLYYEFAQTAPFSRVAGIRQEATWTKAELVFRMFNYTLGRDLFQRSMRNFFHQQSKEDRRTFFANDVFTYLNDVANETDNLPPGLTINGIAASWINRDRVPLVTVIRDYETGKINLTQKVYLRDIPPQSTAKVSYQWDIPLVIQAQDKLNFQNTKPTVWLKKESVPKNFTITDVTDKDNFIIVNPEEIGMFPVNYDWCNWKMLSQYLQGPDREKIPPLTRAKLLHDAWNLAYAGELCFGVALNMTLFLKEEKSHVVWEPVFTMIDHIGRRIEGLDVYLKFEAYIRSLLKPLYLQLGETAQPDEPSWKIHMRGLIQNFLCHSGYEPCVKEARDQFKKWLTDEEPDKGNPVANKFLCPVFKWGTDEEWEFGLQRVINFPKTSLARKQNERTYLLKTLAGCPKDANKIERLLQVAVLDKNENFTDADIHLIFSMMTGSATGYKTLFNFLLEHWYTVKEQFGNKTFLWDGIVNFATSSWNTQEGYDMVSKFYTDHQDEFETADAIIKKALRIINQETKWNNDNVPVIDRWLMKNLSKEDLETIAASMSAPILSTTSVPTTIKDTEIRFHG